The Gemmatimonadota bacterium nucleotide sequence ACATCACGGGAGCAAACCATGATCAGGACAGAGCATCTCAAGAAACTCTACGCGACGGAAGAAGTGGAGACGACGGCGTTGAACGACGTGACCATGGCCGTGGACCAGGGCGAGTTCGTGGCGGTCATGGGGCC carries:
- a CDS encoding ABC transporter ATP-binding protein, yielding MIRTEHLKKLYATEEVETTALNDVTMAVDQGEFVAVMGP